In Candidatus Margulisiibacteriota bacterium, the following proteins share a genomic window:
- a CDS encoding TIM barrel protein: MYNYGLKLWSTNRQYLPEARRLFQKGTYQFLELYVVPETAETLPLWRELKDEGVPVIIHAPHYGHGLNLSVAAAAADNQRLAGEAFRFADELSAELVIFHPGIGGTEVETIRQLKLLADRRIVIENKPYVTVDGQKICNGHSPAAIAEIIKETGAGFCLDLGHAICSANAQHREPFAYLKDFLALKPKLFHLTDGDSRSDRDSHRHFGRGDYDLPKLLALIPAGSWITVETVKSDPANLNDFVADLEVLKHV, encoded by the coding sequence ATGTATAATTACGGCTTAAAACTTTGGTCGACCAACCGGCAATACCTGCCGGAGGCGCGCCGGCTTTTTCAAAAAGGGACGTATCAGTTCCTGGAGCTTTATGTCGTGCCGGAAACAGCCGAAACTTTGCCGCTGTGGCGGGAGCTGAAAGATGAAGGGGTGCCGGTTATTATCCACGCGCCGCATTACGGCCACGGGTTGAACTTATCCGTTGCGGCCGCGGCCGCTGATAATCAGCGGCTAGCTGGTGAAGCGTTCCGTTTTGCCGATGAGTTGAGCGCTGAACTGGTCATTTTTCATCCGGGGATCGGCGGGACTGAAGTTGAGACGATCCGCCAGCTCAAGCTTCTGGCCGACCGGCGGATCGTGATCGAGAATAAACCTTACGTGACGGTCGATGGCCAAAAGATCTGCAACGGCCATTCGCCGGCGGCGATCGCGGAGATCATCAAAGAGACCGGAGCGGGTTTTTGCCTTGATCTCGGGCACGCGATCTGTTCGGCCAATGCCCAGCATCGGGAGCCCTTTGCTTATCTGAAAGATTTTTTGGCCCTTAAGCCGAAGTTGTTCCATTTGACCGACGGCGACAGCCGGAGCGATCGCGATTCCCACCGCCATTTTGGCCGGGGGGATTACGATCTGCCTAAATTGCTGGCGCTGATCCCGGCGGGAAGCTGGATCACGGTGGAAACGGTTAAAAGCGATCCGGCCAATCTTAATGATTTTGTCGCCGATCTGGAGGTCCTAAAACATGTCTGA
- a CDS encoding GNAT family N-acetyltransferase gives MSEIKLRPAAQDDCADVYRWRNDEATRRVSFSSAEISFDDHQKWFQKSLADPARELLIAETGGKKTGVLRFDRLNDFAREVSVNLAPEMRGQGLGAKILALIPITDLLIARAKTSNPASIKAFKKAGFKELFDYQNKAGEQIQVLAKAKEWGQ, from the coding sequence ATGTCTGAAATAAAACTGCGTCCCGCCGCGCAAGACGATTGCGCGGACGTTTATCGCTGGCGTAACGATGAAGCGACCCGGCGGGTTAGTTTTTCGTCGGCGGAGATCAGCTTCGACGATCATCAAAAGTGGTTCCAAAAGTCACTGGCCGACCCGGCGCGCGAACTGCTGATCGCCGAGACCGGCGGGAAAAAGACCGGCGTTTTGCGCTTTGACCGGTTGAACGATTTTGCCCGAGAGGTCAGCGTTAACCTCGCGCCGGAAATGAGGGGGCAGGGGCTTGGCGCTAAAATTTTGGCGCTGATTCCGATCACCGATTTGCTTATTGCCCGGGCTAAAACGAGCAATCCCGCCTCGATCAAAGCGTTTAAAAAGGCCGGATTTAAAGAATTGTTTGATTATCAAAATAAAGCCGGAGAGCAGATTCAGGTCCTGGCCAAAGCAAAGGAGTGGGGGCAATGA
- the pseI gene encoding pseudaminic acid synthase, which yields MTYQFSSGHPPFVIAEMSGNHNQSLDRALAIVEAAAKAGAHALKLQTYTADTMTLNLAKGAFFISDKKSPWRGSSLYDLYQKAATPWEWHKPIFKLCKKLGIIGFSTPFDETAVDFLEELNVPFYKVASFENTDLPLIRKVAKTGKPIILSTGLATLAELKETVQTARRAGCRDLVLLKCTSSYPSTPKNSNILTIPHLKKTFKCEAGISDHTLGLGAAIAAVALGATVIEKHFTLSRADGGVDAAFSMEPAELKQLVEESKRAWQALGKVKYEPTAEEKKSLVFKRSLYVAQDMKKGERFNKLNLRVIRPGFGLPPKYYDGLFGKKVKRDLKKGTPVDWEMI from the coding sequence ATGACATATCAGTTTAGTTCCGGACACCCGCCGTTCGTCATCGCGGAAATGTCGGGGAACCACAACCAATCGCTCGACCGGGCGCTGGCGATCGTTGAAGCGGCGGCCAAAGCGGGGGCTCACGCTCTCAAGCTTCAAACCTATACCGCCGATACCATGACGCTTAATCTTGCTAAGGGAGCGTTCTTTATCAGCGATAAGAAAAGCCCCTGGCGAGGGTCTTCGCTTTACGATCTTTACCAAAAAGCGGCGACGCCGTGGGAATGGCACAAACCGATCTTTAAGCTCTGCAAGAAATTGGGGATAATTGGCTTTAGCACTCCTTTCGATGAAACGGCGGTCGATTTTCTGGAAGAACTGAACGTTCCTTTTTATAAGGTCGCTTCTTTTGAGAATACCGATCTGCCGCTGATCCGCAAGGTTGCCAAGACCGGTAAGCCGATAATTCTTTCCACCGGCCTCGCGACCTTGGCCGAGCTCAAGGAAACGGTCCAAACCGCCCGCCGGGCCGGTTGCCGCGATCTGGTCCTCCTTAAATGTACCAGCTCTTATCCTTCCACTCCGAAAAACTCCAATATCCTGACGATCCCTCATTTAAAGAAGACGTTCAAATGCGAGGCGGGAATCTCGGATCACACCCTGGGCTTGGGGGCGGCGATCGCGGCGGTTGCCCTGGGGGCGACGGTCATAGAGAAGCATTTTACTTTATCGCGGGCTGACGGCGGGGTTGATGCCGCCTTCTCCATGGAACCGGCGGAATTAAAGCAATTAGTTGAAGAGAGCAAGAGAGCTTGGCAGGCGCTGGGGAAAGTGAAATATGAGCCGACCGCCGAAGAAAAAAAGTCTTTGGTCTTTAAACGGTCTCTTTATGTTGCGCAAGATATGAAAAAGGGTGAACGCTTTAATAAACTGAATTTACGGGTGATTAGGCCGGGCTTTGGTCTGCCGCCTAAATATTACGACGGACTGTTCGGTAAGAAAGTAAAGCGCGACCTAAAGAAGGGGACCCCGGTCGACTGGGAGATGATATGA
- a CDS encoding GNAT family protein yields MKKPQIISGKNIYLKEFQVGDITADYVNWLNDPQVNRYLESRYVKQTKKTVEAFVRSFAGCDHKLLFGIYDRATGLHVGNISFSDINLRHNYGVIGIAVGRKAFWGKGIGTEAIKLLAAYGFKKLKLQRIEAGIYANNPGSIAIFKKAGFKTEAVLRERYQFENKRIDGLIVGLLKKDQSIA; encoded by the coding sequence ATGAAAAAACCGCAGATCATTTCGGGAAAGAATATTTATTTGAAAGAATTCCAGGTCGGTGATATAACCGCCGACTACGTTAATTGGCTGAACGATCCGCAGGTCAACCGGTATTTGGAATCGCGTTACGTAAAACAGACGAAAAAGACCGTTGAGGCCTTTGTCCGTTCTTTTGCGGGTTGCGACCACAAACTGCTTTTCGGTATTTATGACCGGGCGACGGGACTGCACGTGGGGAACATCTCATTTTCCGATATTAATCTCCGGCACAACTACGGGGTGATCGGTATTGCCGTCGGCCGGAAAGCCTTTTGGGGGAAAGGGATCGGGACCGAAGCGATCAAACTGCTGGCCGCCTATGGTTTTAAAAAATTAAAGCTCCAACGGATCGAAGCGGGGATCTACGCCAATAATCCCGGTTCGATCGCGATCTTTAAAAAGGCCGGGTTCAAGACCGAAGCGGTCCTTCGCGAGCGGTATCAGTTTGAAAATAAAAGGATCGATGGCCTGATTGTCGGACTTTTAAAGAAGGATCAGTCAATTGCTTAA
- a CDS encoding oligosaccharide flippase family protein: MLNEKNIKNIIIYTAPNFVGYALSLIAMPIMTRLLRPADYGIIIMANLFPAIAVGLLTFGLVSATQRNYFQYRRDKEQLNGLIVSSQIFLYLMLIASSLVVFFFKDNISRLIIGRAGYGDAILAAYLGVYLAYIITFYSTILQGMEKAKLFAVIMIVQNTLIVLLNLFYVGILRLSYMGPLLGTLTVNFCLTIVIALAFNSGFSFRINLRLLWENMLFGLQLVPKVLTGFVNRFFDKYLLNNMLSLSAVGVYNLGQNIGVIMFNLMSAVWNSFQPVFYREVFDKGEVAAKPVGRLFTVFLYLTMIPVMSAVVFAREIIMVMAPPAYYAAIPVIIIIACAYASNVFGIFVGLQYAYTKKAYLIFPITIFGTLANVAANIVLIPRLGLIGGALSFLISYLVLNIALAVIGQRLYRVAYEWGHIIPLYALVYSAAAAILYLQKIDYPFLLLFPIKLALLAVFLFIGYQAGIVRRHRIEMLLKMFKRGGKVAEPTIEPV, translated from the coding sequence TTGCTTAACGAAAAGAATATTAAAAATATAATTATTTATACCGCGCCTAATTTTGTCGGGTATGCTTTGAGCTTGATTGCCATGCCGATCATGACCCGGCTCCTGCGGCCGGCCGATTACGGGATCATCATCATGGCGAACCTTTTCCCGGCGATCGCGGTCGGACTTCTGACCTTCGGGCTGGTGAGCGCCACCCAGCGAAATTATTTTCAATACCGCCGGGACAAAGAACAGCTCAACGGGCTGATCGTTTCTTCCCAGATTTTTCTTTATTTAATGCTGATCGCCAGTTCACTGGTGGTTTTTTTCTTCAAGGACAACATTTCCAGATTGATAATCGGCCGGGCGGGTTACGGCGACGCGATCCTGGCCGCTTATTTGGGGGTATATCTCGCTTATATTATTACTTTTTATTCGACAATATTGCAGGGGATGGAGAAGGCCAAGCTTTTTGCCGTCATTATGATCGTCCAGAATACCTTGATCGTTTTGTTGAACCTTTTTTACGTTGGGATTTTGCGCCTGTCATACATGGGGCCTTTGCTGGGGACATTGACCGTTAACTTTTGTTTGACAATTGTTATCGCCCTGGCTTTCAATTCGGGGTTTTCATTCCGGATCAATTTGCGTCTTTTATGGGAAAACATGCTTTTCGGCCTGCAGCTGGTCCCCAAGGTCCTGACCGGATTTGTTAACCGGTTTTTTGATAAATATCTGCTCAATAACATGCTTTCTCTCTCCGCGGTTGGTGTTTATAATCTTGGTCAGAACATCGGTGTGATAATGTTCAACCTGATGAGCGCGGTTTGGAATTCATTTCAGCCGGTTTTTTATCGGGAAGTATTTGATAAAGGGGAGGTAGCGGCCAAGCCGGTCGGCCGCTTATTTACCGTCTTTTTATATCTGACCATGATCCCGGTCATGTCGGCCGTTGTTTTCGCCCGGGAGATCATCATGGTAATGGCGCCACCCGCTTATTACGCGGCGATTCCGGTTATCATTATCATTGCTTGCGCCTATGCCAGCAATGTTTTTGGGATCTTTGTCGGCTTGCAATATGCTTACACCAAGAAAGCGTACCTGATCTTTCCGATCACGATTTTTGGGACGCTGGCGAACGTAGCGGCTAATATTGTTCTGATTCCCAGGCTTGGCTTGATCGGCGGGGCTTTGTCATTTTTGATCAGTTATCTGGTCCTGAATATTGCCTTAGCCGTGATCGGTCAACGGCTTTATAGGGTTGCTTACGAATGGGGCCATATTATTCCCCTCTACGCGCTGGTCTACAGTGCCGCCGCCGCAATCTTATATTTGCAAAAGATCGATTATCCCTTTCTGCTCCTCTTCCCGATCAAGCTGGCGCTCCTTGCCGTCTTTTTGTTCATCGGGTATCAGGCCGGCATTGTTCGCCGGCATCGGATAGAGATGCTTCTGAAAATGTTTAAAAGGGGTGGTAAAGTTGCCGAACCAACAATCGAACCGGTGTAA
- a CDS encoding class I SAM-dependent methyltransferase yields MPNQQSNRCNLCGGGKFALVKSFLRDDKTKFKVYTCRKCGHIQLLPKPTDEDEKEFYNRNQQDKNRGKEIDYEKLAANQRFDTDRHVALIKKFFSKKSSILDIGAGYGLFAAALYDAGYKKVKGLEISRERRAIAQAHTPAPILEHDVAAGAEVIGQYDVVTLFHVLEHTTDPVFFLQQIKALLKPKGTFICEVPNVDDQLLANSKEYHDFYWIRAHLNYFNGQTLKKAFTTAGFKKIKLVYAQRYGLLNLSNWLLYGKPQIERPVFEISRDYAVAEECYRKLLEKKGRSDALLAIAQ; encoded by the coding sequence TTGCCGAACCAACAATCGAACCGGTGTAACCTTTGCGGCGGCGGAAAATTTGCGTTGGTCAAATCTTTTCTCCGTGACGATAAGACTAAATTCAAGGTCTACACTTGCCGAAAATGCGGTCATATCCAGTTATTGCCGAAACCAACCGATGAGGATGAAAAAGAATTCTATAACCGGAACCAGCAGGACAAGAACCGCGGCAAAGAGATCGATTACGAGAAACTGGCGGCTAACCAGCGTTTCGACACCGACCGCCACGTCGCGCTGATCAAAAAGTTTTTTTCTAAGAAAAGCTCGATCTTGGATATCGGGGCCGGATACGGGCTGTTTGCCGCCGCGCTCTATGACGCCGGTTATAAAAAGGTGAAGGGGCTGGAGATCTCGCGGGAGCGCCGGGCGATCGCTCAGGCCCATACGCCGGCGCCGATCCTGGAACATGACGTCGCCGCTGGAGCGGAGGTTATCGGCCAGTATGACGTGGTCACTCTTTTCCATGTCCTCGAGCACACGACCGATCCGGTCTTTTTCCTGCAACAGATCAAAGCTCTCCTTAAGCCGAAAGGGACCTTCATCTGCGAAGTTCCCAATGTTGACGATCAGCTTTTGGCGAATTCCAAAGAGTACCACGATTTTTACTGGATCCGGGCCCACTTAAATTACTTTAACGGGCAAACGCTGAAAAAAGCGTTCACGACGGCCGGGTTTAAAAAGATCAAACTGGTTTACGCCCAGCGCTATGGGCTTCTTAACTTAAGTAATTGGCTTCTCTACGGGAAACCACAGATTGAACGGCCGGTCTTTGAGATCAGCCGGGATTATGCGGTGGCCGAAGAGTGTTATCGCAAGTTGTTGGAAAAGAAAGGGAGGAGTGACGCGCTTTTAGCGATCGCCCAATGA